The Geoalkalibacter sp. genome includes a region encoding these proteins:
- a CDS encoding HU family DNA-binding protein, with the protein MTKADLVSAMAEKSGLTKAEAERALKAFTEAVEDALKAGDKVALVGFGTFAVGERAARTGKNPQTGKKIQIAAAKVPKFKAGKALKDAVN; encoded by the coding sequence GTGACTAAAGCGGATCTCGTCAGTGCGATGGCGGAAAAATCTGGTTTGACCAAAGCGGAAGCCGAGCGTGCTCTCAAAGCGTTCACCGAAGCGGTTGAAGATGCTTTGAAGGCCGGCGACAAAGTCGCCCTGGTTGGTTTCGGTACCTTCGCTGTTGGTGAGCGTGCCGCGCGCACTGGAAAAAACCCCCAGACCGGCAAGAAGATTCAGATTGCCGCCGCCAAGGTGCCCAAATTCAAGGCCGGCAAGGCTCTGAAGGACGCCGTCAACTAA